A single genomic interval of Croceibacter atlanticus HTCC2559 harbors:
- a CDS encoding HD domain-containing protein, which yields MSQRNKLKILNDPIYGFITIPNARLFDIIEHKYFQRLRRISQMGVSFLVYPGAHHTRFHHALGCMHLMQKAVRVLRFKGVAISDAEAEALQIAILLHDIGHGPFSHAMEHSIVSGVNHERISELFMEKMNADFNQSLTLAISIFKGHYDRHFMHQLISSQLDMDRLDYLKRDSFYTGVSEGNINSERLIAMLNVVDDQLVVEHKGIYSVEKFLVARRLMYWQVYLHKTSLGAEQLMIRVLKRAKELTDKGEILNCNKPLLYFLENRITEDKFNDDILNTFAELDDYDVISAMKQWMHHDDFVLSELCKMIINRDLLKVKLKKREVSKEKIEKQINLLMSRYDISAHEAGYFVFSGSVENLAYKIKANPINILHKNGKITDVVKASDQLNLKALSKVVKKYFWCYPK from the coding sequence TTGTCACAACGTAACAAACTTAAAATACTTAACGACCCAATTTACGGATTTATTACTATCCCTAACGCGCGTCTTTTTGATATTATAGAACATAAATATTTTCAAAGATTACGCCGCATTTCTCAAATGGGCGTTTCATTTTTAGTATATCCTGGTGCGCATCATACGCGTTTTCATCATGCACTTGGTTGCATGCATCTCATGCAAAAAGCTGTTAGGGTCTTGCGCTTTAAGGGTGTAGCAATTTCTGATGCAGAGGCAGAAGCTTTACAGATAGCTATTTTACTACACGATATTGGTCATGGTCCTTTTTCTCATGCGATGGAACATAGCATTGTAAGTGGTGTGAATCACGAGCGAATTTCTGAGCTATTTATGGAAAAAATGAATGCCGACTTTAACCAAAGTTTAACGTTGGCCATCTCAATTTTTAAGGGACATTATGACAGACACTTTATGCATCAGCTTATTTCAAGTCAATTAGACATGGATAGGTTAGACTATTTAAAGCGAGATAGTTTTTATACAGGTGTTTCTGAAGGTAATATAAATAGTGAACGCCTTATTGCTATGCTTAATGTTGTAGATGATCAACTAGTGGTCGAGCATAAGGGAATTTATTCTGTTGAAAAATTTTTAGTGGCAAGACGCTTAATGTATTGGCAGGTATATTTACATAAAACAAGTTTAGGTGCCGAGCAGTTAATGATAAGAGTACTAAAACGAGCAAAGGAGCTAACAGACAAAGGCGAAATTTTAAATTGCAATAAACCGCTTTTATATTTTCTTGAAAACAGAATAACAGAAGATAAATTTAACGACGATATCCTAAACACCTTTGCAGAATTAGATGATTATGACGTTATCTCTGCAATGAAACAATGGATGCACCACGATGATTTTGTCTTAAGTGAGCTTTGTAAAATGATTATTAATAGAGATCTGCTAAAAGTTAAGCTAAAGAAAAGAGAAGTTTCTAAAGAAAAAATTGAAAAGCAAATTAACTTATTAATGTCTCGTTATGATATTTCTGCACACGAAGCTGGCTATTTTGTGTTTAGTGGTAGTGTAGAAAATTTGGCATATAAGATTAAAGCCAATCCTATAAACATTCTTCATAAAAATGGAAAAATAACAGATGTTGTAAAAGCTAGTGATCAACTAAATTTAAAGGCATTATCTAAAGTGGTGAAAAAATATTTTTGGTGTTATCCTAAGTAA
- the lpxD gene encoding UDP-3-O-(3-hydroxymyristoyl)glucosamine N-acyltransferase — protein MKFTAAQIAGILEGDIVGNPDVEVSKLAKIEEGTKGSLTFLANPKYNSYIYSTNASICIVNSTFEPEQTVSATLIKVEDAYKSFSKLLEYYNQVKLNKTGIEQPHFISETAKYGENIYLGAFTYIGENVVLGDNVKVYPNVYIGDNVKIGDNTMIFAGAKIYSESIIGDHCVIHSGAIVGADGFGFTPNEKGEYQKVPQTGNVIIEDFVDVGAGTTIDRATLGSTIIRKGVKLDNQIQIAHNVEIGAHTAIAAQTGVAGSTKIGKHCLIGGQVGIAGHLTIGDKVRIQAQSGIGRNVKDEETLQGSPALNYGDYNKSYVHFKNLPQTVKSIHNLEKKLESND, from the coding sequence ATGAAATTTACAGCTGCTCAAATCGCAGGCATTTTAGAAGGTGATATTGTTGGTAATCCCGACGTCGAAGTTTCAAAATTAGCCAAGATAGAAGAAGGGACAAAAGGGTCGTTGACGTTTTTGGCAAACCCTAAATACAATTCATATATATACTCTACAAATGCTTCAATTTGCATAGTAAACTCAACCTTTGAGCCAGAACAGACTGTTTCTGCCACATTAATAAAGGTTGAAGATGCTTATAAAAGTTTTTCAAAATTACTTGAATATTATAATCAAGTAAAGTTAAACAAGACAGGAATTGAGCAACCTCACTTTATCTCAGAAACTGCTAAGTATGGTGAAAATATTTACTTGGGAGCATTTACCTATATAGGTGAGAATGTTGTTTTAGGAGATAATGTAAAAGTTTATCCTAATGTATATATTGGAGATAATGTAAAGATTGGAGATAACACTATGATCTTTGCAGGTGCAAAGATTTATTCAGAGTCTATTATTGGTGATCATTGTGTTATTCATAGTGGAGCTATAGTTGGAGCAGATGGGTTTGGATTTACACCAAATGAAAAAGGAGAATATCAAAAAGTACCTCAAACTGGTAATGTTATTATTGAAGATTTTGTAGATGTAGGTGCAGGTACAACTATTGATAGAGCTACACTCGGATCTACTATAATTAGAAAAGGTGTAAAGCTAGATAATCAAATACAAATAGCTCATAACGTAGAGATAGGAGCGCATACTGCAATTGCAGCACAAACAGGTGTTGCAGGATCAACTAAAATTGGTAAGCATTGTCTTATTGGAGGACAAGTTGGTATTGCAGGTCATTTAACCATCGGAGATAAGGTGCGTATACAAGCACAATCTGGTATTGGTAGAAATGTGAAAGATGAAGAAACATTGCAAGGCTCTCCAGCATTAAATTATGGAGATTATAATAAGTCCTATGTGCATTTTAAAAACTTACCACAAACGGTAAAATCAATACATAACCTAGAAAAAAAACTGGAAAGTAATGACTGA